TGCTCCTCACCGACCTCGCCCTGCTCGGCGAAGCTCGGCGCCCGGCGGCTGTTGGAGAGGAAGGTGGCGTTGCCTCGCCCGCCCCGTCCGCCGGCCCCGGCCATCCAGCGGTCGCCGTCGTTGGAGAGGTCGGCCGCCACGTTGCCTTCGAGGTCCTTGACCACCGTGCCGATGGGGACTTTGACGATGGTGTCGGCGCCGTTGGCACCGTGCTTGGCGCGGCCCGCGCCGTGCCCGCCGTTGCCCGCCCGCCGGTGCGGGTGGTCACGGAACTGGAGGAGCGAGGCCACGTCGTGGTCGGCCACCAGCCACACGTCGCCGCCCTTGCCGCCGCTGCCGCCGTCGGGCCCGCCCTTGGGCGTGTGGGCCTCACGACGGAACGACACCGAGCCCGCGCCGCCGTCGCCCGCCTTCACGTGCAGCTGGGCCTCGTCGACGAACCCGGCCATCAGGCGGCCCCCATGGCGCGGGACATTACGCTGGCGCAGGCCTGCAGCGGGGAGTGGAGGAAGGGGGACATAAGGGGAGACGCGTCAGCGCCGGGCCTCGAAGGCCCGGCGCCGCAGAAATCGTGAGGGCAGATCAGCCGTCGGCAGGGAGGATGTCGACCAGCTTCCGGCCCTTGCGGGCGCCGAACTTCACCTTGCCCGGAGCGAGGGCGAACAGCGTGTCGTCGCCGCCGCGGCCCACGTTGATGCCCGGGTGGAACTTGGTGCCGCGCTGGCGGACGATGATGGCGCCGGCGTTGACGGCCGTGCCGTCGAACACCTTGACGCCGAGGCGCTGGGCGGCTGAATCACGCCCGTTCCTGGTGGAACCTCCACCTTTGGTCTTCGACATGGCTCGTTAACCCCTGGAGATCCCGGTGATCTCGATCATGGTGTACTTCTGGCGGTGACCCCAGCGCTTCCGCTGGTTGGTCTTGTTCTTGTAGGTGAAGCCCCGGACCTTCGGGCCCTTCTCCTCGCCGACCACTCGGGCCGACACGGTGGCCGCAGCCAGGTCGCCACCGGTCACGACGTTCTCGCCGTCGACCAGGAGCAGGGGTGTGAACGTGACGTCGTCACCCTCGTCCTTGCCGAGCAGCTCGACGAGGACGCGCTCGCCTTCGGCTACGCGCTCCTGCTTGCCACCGGTCTTGATCACTGCGTACATAGGCGGTCCAGTGTAGGCGAAGCCGTGCGAAGCCGTTAATCCGGCGTAGGTCCTCCGGCGGGGCGGCGTGCCCTACCACTGGCAGGCAATGTGGCTACACTGATGTGCAGCAAGTGGCGTCATGGTGGAGGTCGAGGAATGGAAGTAGGCGTCCGAGAACTCAGGGACAACCTCAGCCGGTACCTGGACCGAGTCCGAGGAGGCGAGGAGGTCGTCGTCACTGATCGCGGGCACGCCATCGCCCGAGTGCTGCCGATGGGCGTTGAGCGGGCACTGGACAGGCTCGTTGCCGAGGGAGTCGTCACTCCTGCTCGACAGCCGAAACAGCCTCCTGGAAAGCCGATCAAGACGAAGGGGACTGTCTCGGATCTCGTTCGCGAACAGCGGCGGTGATCGCCTACTTCGACACGTCGGCACTGGTTCCGCTGCTGATCGAGGAAGCGGGCTCGGAACCAGCGGCCAGGCTTTGGGACGCCGCCAATCGTGTTGCGAGCGTACGGCTGGTCTACCCCGAGGCTCGCACAGCGCTTGCGCAGGCGCATCGGATGGAGCGCATGACGGCCGGGGAGTTGCGATCCGCGGCCGCCGCCCTCGAGGCGCGATGCGCGCAACTCGAGATGCTGGAAATCGACGAGGCGCTCACCTACCACGCCGGCGACCTCGCCGAACAGCACGCGCTGCGAGGGTACGACGCCGTGCACTTGGCGGCGGCGCACCGGGTCAGCGACGCCGAGCTCGTAGTCGTTGCCGGCGATCGTCTGTTGCTGGCCGCCGCAGCGGCAGATGGGCTCGCAACAGCCGCCATCTGAGCATCAGCTACAGGAGCGAATCGTCGAACACGATTCCGCGGCCCCCGCAGTGCGGACAGGTCTGGGAGAACGATTCCACCAGGCCCTCCGACACCCGCTTGCGGGTCATCTCCACCAAGCCCAGCTCGGAGATGTCGAACACCTGGGTGCGGGTCTTGTCGCGCGACAGGGCGCCTCGGAAGGCCTTCATCACCTCGTCACGGTTCTTGCGGATCTCCATGTCGATGAAGTCGATGACGATGATGCCACCGATGTCGCGGAGCCGAAGCTGGCGGGCGACCTCTTCAGCCGCCTCCAGGTTGTTGCGGTAGACGGTCTCCTCCAGGTTGGAGGTGCCCACGTTCTTGCCGGTGTTGACATCGATCACGGTCAGCGCCTCGGTGCGCTCGATGATGAGCGACCCACCCGACGGCAGCCACACCTTGCGGTCGAGCGCCTTGTGCAGCTGCTCGTGCACGTGGAAGCGTTCGAAGATCGGCAGCGCCTCGGCCTCGGGGTCGTAGAACTCCACCCGGTCGGCCAACTCAGGGCTGATGGAGGCCACGTAGTCGCGCACGTCTTCGTACAGCGCCCGGTCGTCGATGACCACGGCGCGGTAGTCGCGGTTGAACTCCTCGCGGATGACCCGCACCGCCATGTCGGGCTCCCGGTAGAGCAGCGACGGCGCCTTCGACCGCTTGGCCAGCCCGTCGATGTCGTTCCACTGCTTGAGCAGGCGGGCCACGTCGCGCCGCAGTTCGTCGGGCGTGGCGTCTTCCGCCGCGGTGCGCACGATGAGGCCGTGCCCCTCGGGCCGCACCTCGTCGAGGATGCGCCGCAGGCGCTTGCGCTCGTCGTCGGCCAGCCGCTTGGAGATGCCGTAGGTGTCGCTGTTGGGGATCAGGACGACGAACCGGCCGGGGAGCGACACCTCCTGGGTGAGGCGGGCGCCCTTGGTGCCGATGGGGTTCTTGGTGACCTGGCACAGGATGGTCTGGCCCGCCCGCAGCAGTTGCTCGATGCGGGCGCTGCCCTTGCTGCCGCCGCCTTCCACGTCGTCGCGGTCGTAGTGGACGTCGCCCCGGTACAACACGGCGTTCTTGGGCGTGCCGATGTCGACGAAGGCGGCCTCCATGCCGGGCAAGACGTTCTGCACCCGGCCGAGGTAGATGTTGCCGTCGATCTGGTTGACGTCGTCCTGCGGACGCGACACGTAGTGCTCGATGAGCGAACGCCCTTCCAGCACGGCGATCTGCGTGGCCCCCGGCCGCAGGTGCACGCACATCTGGTAGCGGCCCACCGGCCGCCCCTTGCGCTCCCGCCCCCGGCGCTTCTCCATCGTCTCCTCGTCGAGCTCCACGGGCTCGTCGAGCTCGGCAGCGGCGACAGCTTCCTGGCGCTTGGCACCGCTGCGACCGCGCCCACCACGGCGGCGGCGCTTCCGGCTGCTGCCGCCCTCCTTCGGCTCCGGCGCATCGGCGGCAGGGGTGTCCGGCTTGCCGGCCTCGCCGGCCACCACGGGCGGCGGCACCTTCGGCGTCAGGAAGGGCTTGGGCGGGAAGATGCCGGGCTCGCCGGGCATGATCGTGGCCTTGGCTGCGGCCTCAGGCGAGGGGCGTCCCTCGTTGGGGCGGTCGGGCAGGTCGTCGGGACGACGATCAACCTCGGCCTCGTCGCCCGCCGCGCCGTTGCCGTTGCGATCACCACCGCCCCCGCCGCCACCTGAGCGGTTGCGGTTGCGCCCGCCTCGGGAGCCCCGGCGGCGGCGCTTGGCCGCTCCGGTGCCGCCGGACGGCGTCGCCCCGCCCTCAGCGGCTGCGGGCTGTTCCTGATGCTCCTGCGGTTCTCCGGCAGGGATCGGGGTTGCGTCGGACATGGAGTACGTCCCTTCTCATGACGCACGCTCCAGGCTTGGAGCGGGCGGCGCGTCCGTCGCGTCGAGCGGGGCCGGCAAAGGCTCCGATCGCGCGCCGTCGCGCAGAATCCATTGGGCAGTTCGTCGCACGCTCGCTGCCTCGATGCTGCCGTCGGGCGACAGTGCCCGCAGCAACTCCGTAGGCCGCAAGGCACGCGGCGCGGCGGCAAGCTCGCACTCGAGCACCACCGGGTCGCCAGGGGCGACGGTGACGGACAGGAGGCCGGGTCGGATGTCGTCTTCCGACAGGCGGCCTTTGCGTTCCCGCGAGACGACGAGCGAATCGGCGGCCAGCGCGTCGGCGACAAGGCGTTCCATCTTGTCGGCCGGAGCGCCCACCACCTCGACCCGCCACGAACACGAGCTGACCTCGTGCTGGAGCGAGTCGGCCCGGTCGTCGATTGCCGCCGCGGCCGAAACGTCGACCCCGGCGGGGAGCACCGGCGTGAGCAGCGCCGGCAACGAGTCGACGTCGACGGTGGCGCCGGGCGCCAACTCGATGTCGAGGTACTCGGCCACCGACTCGGCGCCGGTGGGCAGGGCGAGCCCGAAGCTCACCTTGGGGCGAGGCGAGAACCCCTGGGTGTAGGCCAACGGCAACTGCACCCGCCGGAAGCCCCGCTCCCACATGCGGGCGAGGTCGCGGTGGCTCGTCCACCGGATCTTGCCCACCTTGGAGAAACGGAGCCGGACGCGCACGGCTAGCTCGGCCGCCCGGCGAGGAGTTGCACGGGGACGAACCCGCCCGTGCTCAGGTCTTGCCCGGTGCCCTGGCTGCCGCCCGCGGGCGGCATTGGTGATGCCACGACGTGCTCGATGCCGTAGCCCGTGCAGGCGCCGCAGTCGTAACAGGGGGTCCACCGGCAGTCCTCGACGCCCGACGCAGCCAGCGCGTCCTGCCAGTCCTGCCAGAGGAAGTCCTTGTGGAGCCCGGCCGAGATGTGGTCCCAGGGCAGGACCTCGTCCTCGTCGCGGTGGCGGTACACGTACCAGTCGACCGACAGGCCGTGCTTGGCCATGGCGTCCTCCCACAGCGAGAGGTCGAAGAACTCCGACCACTCCTGGAAGATGCCGCCGTTGCGCCACACCTCCTCGATCACCGCACCCAGCCGGCGGTCGCCGCGGCTGGCAATGCCCTCGGCCAACGTGGCCTTGGGGTCGTGCCACTTGAGCTGCACGCCTTGGACCTTACGGGCTGTGTCCTTCAAGAGGTTGACCTTGCGGCGCAGCTCGTCGACCGTGTTCTGGCCGAACCACTGGAACGGCGTCTGCGCCTTGGGCACGAAGCCGCCGACCGACGCCGAGACGGTGACCCGGCCCGAGTGCTTGCGCCCGATGGCTGCACAGTTCTTGGCCAACTCGACGATGCCGAGGGTGTCCTCGTCGGCCTCGGTGGGCAGGCCGGTGAGGAAGTACAGCTTGATGCGCTGCCACCCCTGGCTGAAGGCCGACTCCGCCGCGCCGTACAGGTCCTCTTCGCGGATGAGCTTGTTGATGACCTGGCGCATGCGCCAGGTGCCGCCTTCGGGGGCGAACGTGAGGCCGGTGCGGCGCACCTTGGCGATCTCGGTGGCGATGCCCACCGTGTAGGCGTCGACCCGCAGGCTGGGCAGGCTCACGCCGACCGAGCCTTGGCACATGGGGTCGTTGATGATGCCGCCCACCACGTCTTCGATGCCGGAGTAGTCGGCCGTCGACAACGAGGTCAGCGCCACTTCGTCGTAGCCGGTGCGCTGCAGGCCGCCGGTGACCATCGAGCGCACCTGCTCGTTGGACCGCTCGCGCACCGGGCGGGTGATCATGCCCGCCTGGCAGAAGCGGCAGCCCCGGGTGCAGCCCCGGAACACCTCGACGTTGAGGCGGTCGTGCACCACCTCGGTCATGGGCACCAGTTGCTGCTTGGGGTACGGCCAGTCGTTGAGGTCGGAGATCGTGCGCTTCTCGACAACCGCGGGGACGTCTGCGTACTTCGGGGTGACCGAGCGCAGCGCCTCGCCGTCGTAGGCCACGTCGTACATCGAGGGCACGTAGACGCCC
The sequence above is drawn from the Acidimicrobiales bacterium genome and encodes:
- a CDS encoding type II toxin-antitoxin system prevent-host-death family antitoxin is translated as MEVGVRELRDNLSRYLDRVRGGEEVVVTDRGHAIARVLPMGVERALDRLVAEGVVTPARQPKQPPGKPIKTKGTVSDLVREQRR
- a CDS encoding Rne/Rng family ribonuclease, encoding MSDATPIPAGEPQEHQEQPAAAEGGATPSGGTGAAKRRRRGSRGGRNRNRSGGGGGGGDRNGNGAAGDEAEVDRRPDDLPDRPNEGRPSPEAAAKATIMPGEPGIFPPKPFLTPKVPPPVVAGEAGKPDTPAADAPEPKEGGSSRKRRRRGGRGRSGAKRQEAVAAAELDEPVELDEETMEKRRGRERKGRPVGRYQMCVHLRPGATQIAVLEGRSLIEHYVSRPQDDVNQIDGNIYLGRVQNVLPGMEAAFVDIGTPKNAVLYRGDVHYDRDDVEGGGSKGSARIEQLLRAGQTILCQVTKNPIGTKGARLTQEVSLPGRFVVLIPNSDTYGISKRLADDERKRLRRILDEVRPEGHGLIVRTAAEDATPDELRRDVARLLKQWNDIDGLAKRSKAPSLLYREPDMAVRVIREEFNRDYRAVVIDDRALYEDVRDYVASISPELADRVEFYDPEAEALPIFERFHVHEQLHKALDRKVWLPSGGSLIIERTEALTVIDVNTGKNVGTSNLEETVYRNNLEAAEEVARQLRLRDIGGIIVIDFIDMEIRKNRDEVMKAFRGALSRDKTRTQVFDISELGLVEMTRKRVSEGLVESFSQTCPHCGGRGIVFDDSLL
- a CDS encoding TIGR03960 family B12-binding radical SAM protein produces the protein MTSLWPRIEPLLAKVQKPARYIGCEDGAQAPVHSPHKVAWLLVYPDAYEIGLPNQGLQILYEILNERPDAVAERSYAPWVDMEALMRARGVPFFSVDTHRAAGDFDLIAFNLSAELVYTNLLNCVDLAGVPVRTADRSPEHPLIAAGGHCAFNPEPLADFVDFFVIGDGEEVVSDITAVVRGWKNSGRTSREGVLRELATVPGVYVPSMYDVAYDGEALRSVTPKYADVPAVVEKRTISDLNDWPYPKQQLVPMTEVVHDRLNVEVFRGCTRGCRFCQAGMITRPVRERSNEQVRSMVTGGLQRTGYDEVALTSLSTADYSGIEDVVGGIINDPMCQGSVGVSLPSLRVDAYTVGIATEIAKVRRTGLTFAPEGGTWRMRQVINKLIREEDLYGAAESAFSQGWQRIKLYFLTGLPTEADEDTLGIVELAKNCAAIGRKHSGRVTVSASVGGFVPKAQTPFQWFGQNTVDELRRKVNLLKDTARKVQGVQLKWHDPKATLAEGIASRGDRRLGAVIEEVWRNGGIFQEWSEFFDLSLWEDAMAKHGLSVDWYVYRHRDEDEVLPWDHISAGLHKDFLWQDWQDALAASGVEDCRWTPCYDCGACTGYGIEHVVASPMPPAGGSQGTGQDLSTGGFVPVQLLAGRPS
- a CDS encoding TIGR03936 family radical SAM-associated protein; the encoded protein is MRVRLRFSKVGKIRWTSHRDLARMWERGFRRVQLPLAYTQGFSPRPKVSFGLALPTGAESVAEYLDIELAPGATVDVDSLPALLTPVLPAGVDVSAAAAIDDRADSLQHEVSSCSWRVEVVGAPADKMERLVADALAADSLVVSRERKGRLSEDDIRPGLLSVTVAPGDPVVLECELAAAPRALRPTELLRALSPDGSIEAASVRRTAQWILRDGARSEPLPAPLDATDAPPAPSLERAS
- the rpmA gene encoding 50S ribosomal protein L27, producing MSKTKGGGSTRNGRDSAAQRLGVKVFDGTAVNAGAIIVRQRGTKFHPGINVGRGGDDTLFALAPGKVKFGARKGRKLVDILPADG
- the rplU gene encoding 50S ribosomal protein L21, which encodes MYAVIKTGGKQERVAEGERVLVELLGKDEGDDVTFTPLLLVDGENVVTGGDLAAATVSARVVGEEKGPKVRGFTYKNKTNQRKRWGHRQKYTMIEITGISRG
- a CDS encoding type II toxin-antitoxin system VapC family toxin — translated: MIAYFDTSALVPLLIEEAGSEPAARLWDAANRVASVRLVYPEARTALAQAHRMERMTAGELRSAAAALEARCAQLEMLEIDEALTYHAGDLAEQHALRGYDAVHLAAAHRVSDAELVVVAGDRLLLAAAAADGLATAAI